The following are encoded in a window of bacterium SCSIO 12643 genomic DNA:
- the rfbA gene encoding glucose-1-phosphate thymidylyltransferase RfbA, with protein MKGIILAGGSGTRLHPLTETISKQLLPVHDKPMIYYPLATLMLADISEILIISTPTDLPIFEKLLGDGSRFGLKLSYIEQPSPDGLAQAFLLGENFIGNDDVCLVLGDNLFYGQGFTSILREAKRKVEEDRKAVVFGYQVQDPERYGVAEFDDKGEVISIEEKPQNPKSNYAVVGLYFYPSGVSQMAKEVRPSDRGELEITTLNQMYLDEKQLSIELLGRGFAWLDTGTHEALSEATQFVHAIEKRQGLKIACLEEISWRKGWLTTDEVVQLVENKKSEYYSYIKRVIS; from the coding sequence ATGAAAGGTATTATTCTTGCGGGTGGTTCAGGTACTCGATTACATCCATTAACCGAAACGATATCAAAGCAATTATTGCCAGTTCATGATAAACCAATGATTTATTATCCTCTGGCAACATTAATGCTGGCGGATATAAGTGAGATATTAATAATTTCTACTCCTACGGATTTACCGATATTTGAGAAGTTACTAGGAGATGGAAGTAGATTCGGTTTAAAGCTAAGTTATATTGAACAACCGAGCCCTGATGGTTTGGCACAAGCTTTTTTATTGGGAGAAAATTTCATTGGAAATGATGATGTTTGCCTTGTTTTGGGGGATAATTTATTTTACGGTCAAGGATTTACGAGTATTCTTAGAGAAGCTAAGAGAAAGGTTGAAGAAGATAGAAAAGCGGTGGTATTTGGTTATCAGGTTCAGGATCCGGAAAGGTATGGGGTAGCAGAATTTGATGATAAAGGAGAAGTGATTTCGATTGAGGAAAAACCGCAGAACCCTAAATCTAATTATGCAGTCGTAGGATTATATTTTTATCCATCGGGAGTATCTCAAATGGCTAAAGAAGTAAGACCCTCGGATAGAGGTGAGTTGGAGATCACTACACTAAATCAAATGTACCTTGATGAAAAGCAACTATCAATTGAGTTATTGGGTAGAGGTTTTGCCTGGCTGGATACTGGTACTCATGAGGCCTTGAGTGAAGCTACACAATTTGTACATGCCATTGAAAAAAGACAAGGGTTAAAAATTGCTTGTTTGGAAGAAATTTCCTGGAGAAAAGGTTGGTTGACAACTGATGAGGTAGTCCAACTCGTTGAGAACAAAAAAAGTGAATATTACTCTTACATTAAGCGAGTTATTTCATGA
- the rfbB gene encoding dTDP-glucose 4,6-dehydratase — translation MQKILITGGAGFIGSHVVRLFVQNYPNYHIYNLDKLTYAGNLENIRDIEDASNYTFIKGDIVDASFIQSIFEEHQFDAVIHLAAESHVDRSISNPIEFVMTNVVGTVNLLNAAKHIWNNNFENKLFYHVSTDEVYGSLGETGMFLETTAYDPHSPYSASKASSDHFVRAYHDTYGMPTVISNCSNNYGPNQFPEKLIPLFINNIRNNKPLPVYGKGENVRDWLFVIDHARAIDVIFHKGVDGETYNIGGENEWTNIELIKVICKAMDKRLGRETGTSEKLITFVKDRAGHDLRYAIDSSKLMSELGWEPSLQFEEGIEKTINWYMDHQEWMDNITSGDYQKYYDEMYLNR, via the coding sequence ATGCAAAAAATTCTAATAACAGGAGGAGCAGGTTTTATCGGTAGTCATGTTGTCAGACTATTTGTTCAGAATTACCCCAATTATCATATCTATAATCTGGATAAACTTACTTATGCGGGGAACCTGGAAAACATCAGAGATATAGAAGATGCTTCTAACTATACCTTCATTAAAGGGGATATCGTTGATGCTAGTTTTATTCAATCTATTTTTGAAGAGCACCAGTTTGATGCAGTAATTCATTTGGCTGCAGAAAGTCATGTAGATCGTTCCATTTCAAATCCAATTGAGTTTGTAATGACCAATGTGGTAGGTACGGTTAACCTACTGAATGCTGCTAAGCATATTTGGAACAATAACTTTGAAAACAAATTATTCTATCACGTTTCTACCGATGAAGTATATGGTTCACTTGGCGAAACAGGGATGTTTTTAGAAACTACAGCTTACGATCCACATAGCCCATACTCAGCTTCTAAAGCAAGCTCAGATCATTTTGTGAGAGCCTATCATGATACTTATGGAATGCCAACGGTTATTTCCAACTGTTCTAATAATTACGGTCCGAATCAATTTCCCGAAAAACTGATTCCGTTATTCATTAATAACATTAGAAACAACAAACCTTTACCAGTATACGGTAAAGGTGAAAATGTCAGAGACTGGTTATTTGTGATTGATCATGCCCGTGCTATTGATGTCATATTCCATAAAGGAGTTGATGGAGAGACTTATAATATTGGAGGGGAAAACGAATGGACCAATATTGAGCTGATCAAAGTAATTTGTAAAGCCATGGATAAAAGGCTAGGCCGAGAAACAGGCACTTCAGAAAAGCTGATCACTTTTGTGAAAGATCGTGCAGGTCATGATTTAAGATATGCGATTGACTCCTCTAAACTGATGTCCGAATTAGGTTGGGAACCATCATTACAATTTGAAGAAGGAATCGAGAAAACCATAAACTGGTATATGGACCATCAGGAATGGATGGACAATATCACATCAGGTGATTACCAGAAATATTATGATGAAATGTATTTAAACAGATAA